A region of Triplophysa dalaica isolate WHDGS20190420 chromosome 20, ASM1584641v1, whole genome shotgun sequence DNA encodes the following proteins:
- the mafba gene encoding transcription factor MafB: MRKETEERQKSVFATLVNTLLKSRDTMSADLAMGPELPTSPLALEYVNDFDLMKFEVKKEAMAGHERATIRQCNRLQAQGSVSSTPISTPCSSVPSSPSFSPTEQKNHLEELYWMPSGAYPQQIDPQTLSLTPEDAVEALIGVTGHGHPPPAHVHQQQLQAGGFEGYRGAHHHHGHAQQHQQQHHHHQYGGMPHHPDELPGHPGAHGHHHHHHHNNSQDPDSPSPTSPGSHQQLHHRHHHHHAHPGQHGHHGVNVEDRFSEDQLVSMSVRELNRHLRGFTKDEVIRLKQKRRTLKNRGYAQSCRFKRVQQKHVLENEKTHLINQVEQLKQEIDRLARERDAYKLKCEKLSGANGFREAGSTSDNPSSPEFFM, translated from the coding sequence ATGCGCAAAGAGACGGAAGAACGGCAAAAGTCGGTTTTTGCGACGCTGGTGAACACTTTGCTGAAGAGCAGGGATACGATGAGCGCGGATCTCGCGATGGGGCCCGAGTTGCCCACCAGCCCGCTGGCGTTGGAATATGTCAATGACTTTGATTTAATGAAATTTGAAGTGAAAAAAGAGGCCATGGCGGGGCACGAGCGTGCAACCATACGTCAGTGCAATCGTCTCCAGGCACAGGGCTCCGTGTCGTCCACCCCGATCAGCACGCCTTGCAGCTCTGTCCCGTCTTCCCCGAGCTTCAGCCCCACAGAGCAGAAGAACCACCTCGAGGAGCTCTACTGGATGCCCAGCGGCGCCTACCCGCAGCAGATCGATCCTCAGACGTTAAGCCTGACGCCCGAGGACGCCGTGGAGGCACTGATCGGTGTCACGGGCCACGGGCACCCTCCGCCAGCTCACGTGCATCAGCAGCAGCTGCAGGCAGGAGGGTTCGAGGGTTACAGGGGCGCGCATCACCACCACGGCCATGCGCAGCAACACCAGCAGCAGCACCACCACCATCAATACGGCGGGATGCCTCATCACCCCGACGAGCTGCCGGGCCACCCGGGTGCGCACGGccaccaccaccatcaccaccacaacaacagtCAGGACCCCGATAGCCCTTCTCCCACCTCGCCGGGCTCTCACCAGCAACTCCACCACCGGCATCATCATCACCACGCCCACCCGGGTCAGCACGGTCACCACGGCGTGAACGTGGAGGACCGCTTCTCCGAAGACCAGCTGGTGTCCATGTCCGTCCGCGAGCTCAACCGACACCTGCGGGGCTTCACCAAGGACGAGGTGATCCGTCTGAAGCAGAAGCGCCGGACCCTGAAGAACAGGGGCTACGCGCAGTCCTGCCGCTTCAAGCGCGTGCAGCAGAAGCACGTGCTGGAGAATGAAAAGACCCATCTCATCAACCAGGTAGAGCAGCTCAAGCAGGAGATCGACCGGCTGGCCCGAGAGAGAGACGCCTACAAACTCAAGTGCGAGAAGTTGAGCGGAGCGAACGGCTTCCGCGAGGCGGGATCCACGAGCGACAACCCGTCCTCTCCAGAGTTCTTCATGTGA